One region of Camelus bactrianus isolate YW-2024 breed Bactrian camel chromosome 20, ASM4877302v1, whole genome shotgun sequence genomic DNA includes:
- the LOC105084182 gene encoding histone H2B type 1-A has product MPELTSKGSTISKKGFKNAVTKTQKKEGKKRKRCRKESYSIYIYKVLKQVHPDTGISSKAMSIMNSFVSDIFERIAGEASRLAHYNKRLTITSREIQTAVRLLLPGELAKHAVSEGTKAVTKYTSSK; this is encoded by the coding sequence ATGCCAGAGCTGACTTCAAAGGGCTCTACCATTTCTAAGAAAGGCTTCAAAAATGCTGTAACTAAAAcccagaagaaggaagggaaaaagcgCAAGAGATGTCGCAAAGAGAGCTATTCAATTTACATCTACAAGGTGCTGAAGCAAGTTCACCCCGATACCGGTATCTCTTCAAAGGCCATGAGCATCATGAATTCTTTTGTCAGTGATATTTTCGAGCGCATCGCGGGCGAGGCATCGCGCCTGGCGCATTACAACAAGCGCTTGACCATCACGTCCCGGGAGATCCAGACGGCCGTGCGCCTGCTGCTGCCCGGGGAGCTGGCCAAGCACGCCGTGTCTGAGGGCACCAAGGCCGTCACCAAGTACACCAGCTCCAAGTAA
- the LOC105084183 gene encoding histone H2B type 1-A-like, with protein sequence MMPELPSKSATVSKKGFKKAVTKTQKKEGKRRKRCRKESYSIYIYKVLKQVHPDTGISSKAMSIMNSFVTDIFERIAGEASRLTHYSKHSTITSREIQTAVRLLLPGELAKHAVSEGTKAVTKYTSSK encoded by the coding sequence ATGATGCCAGAGCTGCCTTCAAAGAGCGCTACTGTTTCTAAGAAGGGCTTTAAGAAAGCTGTAACGAAAActcagaagaaagaaggaaaaaggcgTAAGAGATGTCGCAAAGAGAGCTATTCAATTTACATCTACAAGGTACTGAAGCAAGTTCATCCTGATACTGGCATCTCTTCAAAGGCCATGAGCATCATGAATTCCTTCGTCACCGATATCTTTGAGCGTATTGCTGGGGAGGCGTCGCGCTTAACACATTATAGCAAACACTCGACCATCACATCCCGGGAAATCCAGACAGCTGTGCGCTTGCTACTGCCTGGGGAGCTGGCCAAGCACGCCGTGTCTGAAGGTACTAAGGCTGTTACCAAGTACACCAGCTCCAAGTAA
- the LOC105061673 gene encoding histone H2A type 1-A: MSGRGKQGGKARAKARSRSSRAGLQFPVGRIHRLLRRGNYAERIGAGAPVYLAAVLEYLTAEILELAGNASRDNKKTRIIPRHLQLAIRNDEELNKLLGGVTIAQGGVLPNIQAVLLPKKTESHHHKVHSK, translated from the coding sequence ATGTCTGGGCGCGGAAAGCAGGGCGGCAAGGCACGTGCGAAGGCTAGGTCTCGCTCATCTAGAGCTGGCTTACAGTTCCCAGTAGGCAGAATCCATCGCTTGCTTCGTAGAGGAAACTACGCGGAGCGTATAGGGGCTGGTGCGCCGGTGTACCTAGCCGCGGTGCTAGAGTACCTAACTGCGGAGATCCTGGAGCTGGCAGGCAATGCATCCCGCGACAACAAGAAGACGCGTATCATTCCGCGACATTTGCAGCTGGCCATCCGTAATGATGAGGAGCTTAACAAGCTCTTAGGTGGTGTGACCATCGCTCAGGGCGGTGTCCTGCCCAACATCCAGGCTGTGCTGCTGCCCAAGAAGACCGAGAGTCACCACCACAAAGTGCACAGCAAGTAG
- the LOC105061672 gene encoding histone H2A type 1-A-like: MSGRGKQGGKARAKAKSRSSRASLQFPVGRVHRLLRKGNYSERVGAGAPVYLAAVLEYLTAEILELAGNAARDNKKTRIIPRHLQLAIRNDEELNKLLDGVTIAQGGVLPNIQAMLLPKKTETHHHKVHCK, translated from the coding sequence ATGTCTGGACGTGGGAAGCAAGGTGGCAAAGCACGTGCTAAGGCCAAATCCCGTTCATCCAGAGCGAGCCTGCAGTTCCCCGTGGGCCGAGTCCATCGCCTGCTCCGAAAGGGCAACTACTCCGAGCGGGTCGGGGCTGGCGCGCCGGTGTACCTGGCGGCGGTGCTGGAGTACCTGACGGCCGAGATCCTGGAGCTGGCGGGCAACGCGGCCCGCGACAACAAGAAGACCCGCATCATCCCGCGCCACCTGCAGCTGGCCATCCGTAATGATGAGGAGCTCAACAAACTGCTGGATGGTGTGACCATCGCCCAGGGGGGCGTCCTGCCAAACATCCAGGCCATGCTGCTGCCCAAGAAGACAGAGACCCACCACCACAAAGTGCATTGCAAATAA